From the genome of Argonema galeatum A003/A1, one region includes:
- a CDS encoding DUF29 domain-containing protein, whose translation METMYISDLYEIDFYAWTQEQVSLLKTQHWDKLDTVNLIEEIETLGRKERQELRNRLGVLLGHLLKWQFQSEKRSNNWLGTIREQRIQIKLLLQDSPSLKPYLDDVFIAAYELGLSLAIRETQLGEQVFPEVCPYTPDQSMNPEFLPESN comes from the coding sequence ATGGAAACAATGTACATATCTGACCTCTATGAAATAGATTTCTATGCCTGGACTCAAGAGCAAGTTAGTCTGCTCAAAACTCAGCATTGGGATAAACTAGACACCGTTAATCTAATTGAGGAAATTGAGACTTTGGGCAGGAAAGAGCGGCAAGAACTGAGAAATAGACTGGGAGTTTTGTTAGGACACTTACTGAAATGGCAATTTCAATCTGAAAAACGCAGCAATAATTGGTTGGGTACAATTCGAGAGCAACGTATTCAAATCAAACTGCTTTTGCAAGATAGTCCTAGTTTGAAACCCTATCTTGATGATGTTTTTATTGCTGCTTATGAATTAGGTTTATCTTTGGCAATTCGAGAGACTCAGTTAGGGGAACAGGTGTTTCCAGAAGTATGTCCTTACACTCCAGATCAATCCATGAATCCTGAATTTTTACCAGAGTCGAATTAG
- the queC gene encoding 7-cyano-7-deazaguanine synthase QueC, which translates to MKAVILLSGGLDSSTVLYQAKADGFECYALSFDYQQRHRRELEAASAIARSAGVAEHQVVNFDLRLWGGSALTDTKIDLPSDRSPADMAQNIPVTYVPARNTIFLSFALAYAEAINAERVYIGVNALDYSGYPDCRPDYIQAMQEVFQLGTKQGREGEAIAILTPLIDLKKTEIIQLGNSLGVPWSKTCSCYAGEALACGVCDSCRLRLAAFEELGLKDPLLYSGLTQSPP; encoded by the coding sequence GTGAAAGCGGTGATTTTACTGTCTGGGGGATTGGACTCGTCAACGGTTCTGTATCAAGCAAAAGCTGATGGGTTTGAGTGCTACGCTCTTTCGTTTGATTACCAGCAGCGCCATCGGCGGGAGTTGGAGGCTGCAAGTGCGATCGCCCGCTCTGCTGGTGTCGCAGAACACCAAGTGGTAAATTTTGACTTGCGTCTTTGGGGTGGTTCGGCGCTTACGGATACGAAAATTGACTTGCCGAGCGATCGATCCCCGGCAGACATGGCCCAAAATATCCCAGTTACTTATGTGCCAGCCCGCAATACCATATTTTTGAGTTTTGCGCTAGCGTATGCGGAAGCAATAAATGCTGAACGAGTTTACATCGGCGTCAATGCTTTGGATTATTCCGGTTATCCAGATTGTCGTCCCGATTATATTCAAGCTATGCAGGAAGTGTTTCAATTGGGAACGAAACAGGGAAGAGAGGGGGAAGCGATCGCTATTTTGACGCCTTTAATTGATTTGAAGAAAACCGAAATTATTCAGTTGGGAAATAGCTTAGGCGTACCTTGGTCAAAAACTTGCTCTTGCTATGCTGGTGAAGCATTAGCTTGTGGAGTTTGCGATTCTTGTCGGTTACGTCTGGCAGCTTTTGAAGAGTTGGGGTTAAAAGATCCCCTACTTTATTCAGGACTTACGCAATCGCCCCCCTAG